GAGACGCCCGTGGAGAACGCGACGGCGTTCGTCGAGACGGCGAAGGAGTGGGAGTGGTAGGAGAGAATTTCGCCCGGAGAGTCGCAAAAAGCGTCGTTTCGCCCGGTTACGAGAGCTCCCCCGCCAGTTCCTCGGCCACCGACTCGGCCTCCCGGAGCCGGCTCGGGACGCCCATCCGGGCGGTGTAGTTGGTCGCTAGCCGGACGCCGTCGGGCAGGTCGACGCGCTCGACCGCGTCCCACGAGTCGTCGTAGGCCGGAAAGCCCCGTCGGAGCACGTTCACGTCCGCGACCTCGGCCGGCGCGCCCGTCACCTCCTCGAACTCCGCGGCGGCGATCTCGCCCATCTTCTCCTCGCTCTCGTCGAGCACGTCGGGGTCGTGCATCCCGCCGAGGAACGCGGTGTAGACGCCGCGTTCGAACATGCTGTCGTTCCACGAGACGCCCAGCGTGCGGAGGTCCTCGTCGAATCCGACCTGGTAGCCCAGCGCGGCGGGGTCGACCTCCCCCTCGGCTTCGACGTCGGCCCGCAGGTAGACCATCGCGAGCGGATTGTAGTTGAGCTCGCGGAGCGCCGCGGCCGAATCGGGCGCGACGTCGGCCACGAGATCGGCGGTGAGGTCCGCGGGCGTCGTCAGAACCACGCGGTCGAAGGCGGCCGTCCCGTCGGGCGTTTCGAGTGTGTAGGGGGGAGAAGCACCGTCCCCGACGCGCCGCACCGCCGTCACGGGCGCGCCGAGCCGGATCGAATCGACGTGGGCCTCCGCGAGCGCCTCCGGGAGTCGCCCGAGGCCGTCGTCGAACGAGATGGCAGGCGGCTGGTCGCGGCCGCCTGCGGTCCGCTTGATGGCGGTCTTCAGCAGGCTGCCGTCCCGGCGTTCGAGCGCGACCAGCCCCGACAGGGCGTGGCCGACCGGCATCGCCGCGGGGTCCGAGCCGTAGATGCCGCCGAACAGGGGGCCGAGCAGCTTCCGGTAGGTCTCGGCGCCGAACTTCCGGGTGAACATGTCCGCGGCGGTCTCCTCGGGGTCGGCGGGGTCGGTGAAGGGTTCGCCCAGGACCGCGCGCTTGGCCTCGGCCGACAGCAGGTCGGTCTCGCCGAACTCCTCGACCGAGAACGGTGCGGGGTGGAGGTCGCCGCCGGCGTAGACGCAGATGG
This region of Halorussus rarus genomic DNA includes:
- the hemG gene encoding protoporphyrinogen oxidase — its product is MSGRADELQADEDLGRVGIVGGGITGLSLAHYLAERGVEFTLFEAAPEPGGVVRSDRVDGHVVERGPQRVRRTERVDGLISDLDLEDEVRTADPDLPICVYAGGDLHPAPFSVEEFGETDLLSAEAKRAVLGEPFTDPADPEETAADMFTRKFGAETYRKLLGPLFGGIYGSDPAAMPVGHALSGLVALERRDGSLLKTAIKRTAGGRDQPPAISFDDGLGRLPEALAEAHVDSIRLGAPVTAVRRVGDGASPPYTLETPDGTAAFDRVVLTTPADLTADLVADVAPDSAAALRELNYNPLAMVYLRADVEAEGEVDPAALGYQVGFDEDLRTLGVSWNDSMFERGVYTAFLGGMHDPDVLDESEEKMGEIAAAEFEEVTGAPAEVADVNVLRRGFPAYDDSWDAVERVDLPDGVRLATNYTARMGVPSRLREAESVAEELAGELS